Part of the Hyphomicrobium album genome is shown below.
CTCCCACTTGCCGACGGCGGGGGCGGGAACTTCCGCGTACCAGAAATAAGGTGGCCCGCCGCGCTTGTCTTTCGCGGTGACGGCGACCTTGCCGTCGGGGGCGGTCAGCGTCAGCTCACCGTCGTGCGCGTCCTCGCTCGTCATGACGACGCGCAGCGGTGCGCCCTTCCACGGTGTGAGCGGCGAGGCGAGCATGGCGAGCCCGGCGTCGGCGCAAGCGCCGGCTGCGGCTTTCTCCTGCGCGTGTGCGGCGGATGGAATAAATGCGATGGCGCTCAGCAGCGATGCTGACGCGACGGCAATCTGGCGTGCTGAAATCACTCGAGCCCCCCGGGGGTCAGCCTCGACCACAGTCATGCAGTATCGCCATAGCTCGGACTGAATCAAAGCTCTGACGGAAAAATGGCAAAATTTGTCGTCTGACGATTGTGCGCCCGTGCCGGCAGGGCCGGATTTTCGCGGTTTTGCGGCCTGTTGCCGGGCAATCGCCCGGTGGGGGTCCGATTATCCCCGCAATATGCGCAGGACGCAGTCGGCGACGCCGTCCTGCCAGGAGGGCATGCGCATGCGGAAGGTCCGCTCGAGCTTGGAGCAGTCGAGCTGCGAGTTGGCGGGGCGCGCTGCGGGCGTCGGGTAGTCCTTGCTGGAGATCGGGTCGACCTCGGCCACCGGGCCGCCGAGCGCCGCCGACCGCTTGAACACCTCCTCGGCGAAGCCCCGCCACGTCGTCGTGCCGGAGTTGGCGGCGTGGTAGATGCCCCACGGCGCGACCGCATTGGGCTTCGACAGTCGCCGCGCGAGTTCGAGGATGACCGTGACGAGATGCGGGGCGTAGGTCGGGCTGCCGCGCTGATCGTCGACGACGCGCACGCGCGCACTCTCGGAAGCCTGCGCCAGCATCGTCTTCACGAAGTTGCGGCCGCCCGGGCTGAACACCCAGGAGGTGCGCAGGATGATGTGCCTGGGGTTGGCGGCGCGCACCGCCTCTTCGCCTTCGAGCTTCGAGCGGCCGAAGACGGTCGTGGGCGACGTCGCATCCTCCTCGACATAAGGATCGTACTTGCGCCCGTCGAACACGTAGTCGGACGAGATATGGATCATCGGGATGCCGCGCTTGGCGGCGGCCTCGGCAAGCAGGCGCGCGCCGTCGCGATTGAGGGCAAAGGCGCGCTCGACGTCGGTCTCGGCCTTGTCGACGGCGGTGTAGGCGGCCGAGTTGATCACGACGGTCGGAGAAATTCCGGCGAGGGCCCGCTCGATCGATTTGGCTTCGCAGATGTCGAGCGCCGCGCGGCCGACGGCGCAGGCCGTCACGTCAGGGCACCCCGGCGCCGCCTCGACGAGCGCGCGGGCGACCTGGCCTTGCCAGCCGGCGATCAGCAGACGCATGGTTCGCTCTCGACTACGCGGCAACAGCCGGCGAATTTCTCGATCATCACTCTAGTCCCGCTCGGTGGCGAGGGTCGTCTCGCCGGCGCCGCGACCGCGGCGATTGATCTGCCAGATGAGCGATCCGTCCTCAAGTGTGAGGGCGAACACGTGACCCATGCAGGCGGCGACAACCGTGTCGGCGACGAGGCGCACGGCGACCGGCTGGCCCTCGCACGGCGAGCCGGCGGGCAGGTCGGTGAGCGCCCGCTCCCACAAGATGCGCCCCGAGGCGACCTCGAGCAGCAATACCGATCCGGCATGTCCTACGGCGACGACCGCGCCCGATCGCTCCGAAGATGAGTGGCGCTCAGGCAAGCTCGTCGTCCTTCTGCGCGAGGAATAGGAGCACAAGCCCGATGCAGCCGATGAAGCGGAAGGCGGCCTCCTGCCCGTTCCAGGTTTGCGACTGCCACATCTGGAACCATTCGCCGCCGACGACCATGAAGCCGAAGAACCACAGCGCGAAGCCGAGGACGAGACCGGCGACGGCGACGTCCTTCGCCGCGTTGAACGCCGGCGCGGGGAGGGCGCGCACCTGCCACAAGCGCCAGGCGCCGAGCACGCAAAGGATGCCGGTCAGGAGCTCTGCCGCAATGATCGCGGCATACGCCGCGTGATGCAGTGCCGGACTGGTGATGGCGCGCCAGGTCAGCGTCGAGTTGGGGAATACCGTGTCCATCGACATGACATGCTGCACGAAGGCGTAGTTGGTGCCGTAGTCGACGATGTTGTCGCCGCCGACGAGCAGCGAGAACAGCCCGACCAGCAGCACGAGCAGGACCTTCGCAGCGCGCACGAGCATATCGGGTGCCCCCTCACGAATCGTCGCCTGGATTATGGGGCCCTGGCTAGCCGGCGCCAACTCCGCTACTCAAAGGCGCCAGAACACGACATTAACTGCGCGAGGATAGACCCGCGACATGGCGAATACAGAGAAATCCCCCGCGAAAGGCCTCAAGGCGGCCATCGTCCCGGTGACGCCCTTCCAGCAGAACTGCACGCTGCTGTGGGACCCGGAGACGAAGACGGGCGCCGTCGTCGACCCGGGCGGCGATCTCGACGCCATCGAGGCGGCCATCGCCGAGGTCGGCATGAAGCCGGAGAAGATCCTGCTGACGCACGGCCATATCGATCACGCCGGTGGCGCGGCGGAGCTGCGCGAGCGGCTCGGCGGTATCCCCATCGAAGGCCCGCACGAGCACGAGCGGCCGCTACTCGACAATCTCGACAAGCAGGGCGACGCCTACGGCATCCCGGCGCGCACCGTGTCGCCCGACCGCTGGCTTGCCGACGGCGACACGGTCACAGTCGCCGGACACACGTTCGACGTGCTCCACTGCCCCGGGCATTCGCCGGGTTCGGTGGTGCTGGTCAACCGTCCGCAGCGTTTCGCGCTGATGGGCGACGTGCTCTTCCAGGGATCGATCGGACGCACCGATCTGCCGATGGGCAATCACGAGGCGCTGATGAAGTCGATCCGCACCAAGGTGATGGCGCTGCCCGACGAGTTCGCATTCATTTGCGGGCACGGGCCGACGAGCACCATCGGCCAGGAGCGGCGCACCAACCCGTTCATTGTGGGCGACGCGGCCTAGGGTCGCCCACGATCAAAAAATCATCGCCACCGGTTGACGATCTGCAACGCGATCCACGACCCCAGCACCGAGAGGAGCGTCATGCCGGCCAACAAAACGTAAAGCAGGGGATGTCCCGAAGCCGCGAGCGTCCCTTTCACAGGGAAGAGCAGGAGTATCGGTTCAAAAATCAGGTTGCCGAGTTCGGCGGCCACGAAGGCGCCGACGAACGAGACGGCGATGTTGACGATCCAGCCGAGCACACCCCGCTTGTTCGACCATGCCTCGTGGATCGCAACGGCCAGCACGGCGGCGAAGAAAACAAGCGCGAGGGTCATTGGGCCGCCGACGCTCGACTGCGGAACCGCGCCGCTAAATTGAAGGAGTATGATGGCGATCACGGCAATCAGCGCGATGTACTTCATGGAGCGCGTCCCTACTGCTGTGCCTTCCAATTCCGCGACCCAGAATGGAAGCACACCCGAAATTCAGCAATGGGTGTCGTAGCGGACGTGCGCATCCCGTGGCATGTCCACGCACGTGCGGCAGGCGGCCAGCCTTTAGGCCGCCCCTTGGTTAAAAACGAGTGGCCCCGGGGGCACATCGGAGGCTCCCGCCCGCCCGCCATGCTGATGGCGCGATTTGTCCCTTGATTGGGGCGAGCCCGGACTGGCATCAACGGTCAGGGGGCATGGCATTGGCACGGGCAGATCGATTCTCAATGAAAAAATCAGTGGTTCGGCAGTTGGGCCTTCCGGTCATCGTGGCGGTTGCGGCGATCTCGGCAATGACGGCAACGACCGCCGCAGCGAGAGAGGGGGCCGCCTTCGAGGCGGCGCCGCGCGATGCCGGCGAGCCGATCATGGCGGTCGTGTCGATCAAGTCGCAGAACGTCACGTTCTACGACGCCGACGGCTGGATCCTGAAGGCGCCGGTGTCGACGGGCGTCAAGGGACGCGAAACGCCGGCCGGCGTGTTTGCCATTCTGCAGAAGAACATCGACCACCGCTCCAATCTCTATGACGACGCCCACATGCCGCACATGCAGCGCCTGACGTGGAACGGCATCGCCATGCATGGCGGTCCGCTGCCGGGGTATGCTGCTTCGCACGGCTGCGTGCGGTTGCCGTTCGGATTTGCGTCGGAGCTGTTCGACAAGACGCGCATAGGCATGCGGGTGATCATATCGCCGGAAGACGCGCCGCCCGCCGATTTTACGCATGCGTCGCTCCTGGTTCCGAACGCGGACGCCATCGCAGCTGCGCCGCAGCGTGCCGAGACGCTCGCGCGCGAAGCCGCCGATGCGGCCAAGGCGATCGACGAGACGAAGAAGGCGGCCAAGCTGGCGGCGCGCGAGGACGGGGCGGCAAAGGCGGCGCTGCGCAAGCTGGAGAGGGCGAACTCCTCGGCCGACGAGGATCTCGCGGACGCCGAGAAGGCGATCGCCTCCGCGAAGAACGGCGAGGCCAAGGCGCACGAGCAAAAGCTCAAGGCGGCTGACAAGGTCGGAAGCGCAGGTGCGACGGGCGCGGTCGAGATTGCGGCCGATGCCAAGCCGGCCGATGCCGCCAAGGCGGCCGCCAAAGCGGAGCGGCAGAAAGCCTCTGCCGAGGCCGATCTCGCTGCCGCCGAAAAGGCAATCGCCTCCGCACAGTCGAACGTGGCCAAGGCTGAGGAACGGCGGCTCAAGGCCGCTGCCAGGGTCGCTGAGGTAGGCCCCAAATTCGAGGCCGCCAAGGCCGACGCGGCAGCGAAGGCCGATGCCGCGGTGAAGGCCGCCGAGGCTGCCAAGGCGGCCGTAACCCGCAAGACGGAGACGGCAAAGGCGGCGGACGAAGCAAAGCTCGCGCTCGTTCCGGTTTCGATCTACATCAGCCGCGCGACGCAGAAACTCTACGTGCGGCGGAACACGCAAAAGCCGTGGTCGGATGGCGGCGAGGTCTTCGATTTCAGCATCGAGGTGCCGGTCACCATCCGCGACCCCGAGCGGCCGATCGGCACGCATATCTTCACGGCGATGGCGCCCGGCGACGGTGGATTGCGTTGGAGCGCGACCACGATCGACCACGGCGACGAAGCCAAGAACGCGCTCGACCGGGTCACCATTCCGAAAGAGGTGCTCGATCGCATCGCTCCGACCGCGCTGCCGAGGTCCTCGATCATCGTCTCCGACGAGCCGCTGAGCAAAGAGACCAATTATCGTACCGAGTTCGTGGCGGTGCTGAGCAATCAGCCGCAGGGCGGCTTCAAGACGCGCAAGCCCACGCCTCCACTCGATCCGTGGGGAATGTACCCGGCAAGCGGCAATCAGTGGCAGCCCGGCATCTTCAATTTCTGGGACCAGCCCAGTCAGAAGCGGCAACCCGCCTATAAGCAGAAGCGCGGCCCGCAGGGGAAACCATTTTTTTGGTAGCAAGCGGCGGCAGGCCCAGCCCGATCGCGTTCAGGCGGGTTCGTAGGCCAGATGAACCGTCTCGTCGTCCACCAACTCGCTCGATACCAGCCGAAGGGGCGGGCGAGCCCCGTGGAAAAACGGCTTACCCTGGCCGAGGACAAAGGGACGAAGGAGTAGGTGGTATTGATCGATCAGGCCGAACTTGGTCATAAGGCCTGCGAGTTCCGGGCCAGCGACACTGATCGTCCCTTCCGTGCGAGCCTTAAGCTCGCGAACTTGCGTCTCGATATCGCCGGCGATGAGCGTAGCGTTCGGGCCGACGGACTGGAGCGTGCGAGAAACGACCCACTTAGGGAGTTCACGCCAAACCATTCCAAACTCACGGCGCGGCTCATCCCATTCCGGGTGGTCGTCGTCCCAGTAACGCATGACCTCGTACATGCGCCGGCCATACACGGTGGCGGCAATGCCACGTACATTCTCGATCCAGTACCTAAACAGCTTGGGACCGGGCGGCCCCATTTCGAAATTGCCGGAGAGGCCGTCGACATAGCCGTCGAGGGAGATGTTCATCCCGAAGACAAGTTTGCCCATGACTATTCCCCTCGTGTCGCGTGACTTGGTTTCTTGCCTCAACATGGCGTGAAATATGCGGGCTCGCACGCAGATGTTACGAGACATCAAGCGCGCGTTTGGGATGATACAATGACCATCACCATCACCGCCTTTGAACGGTCACCCGATGGCGGCCAGGGACTGGCGCGTGATACGCGCGTTCGCTGGGCGCTGGAGGAAGTGGGCCAACCCTACGAGGTTCGTCTTGTTTCGTTCACGGCGATGAAGGAACCCGCGCATCTGGCGCTGCATCCTTTCGGGCAGATTCCGACCTTTGAGGAAGGCGATCTCGCGCTGTTCGAGACGGGGGCGATCGTGTTCCATATCGCGCAGCGCCATGCGGGTCTGCTGCCAGACGATGCGAATGCCCGGGCGCGCGCGATCACCTGGATGTTCGCCGCGCTCAGCACGGTGGAGCCGCCGATCCTTGAACTCGGAAGCGCCAGGTTTCTGGAGAGCGACAAGTCCTGGTCCGCGCAACGCATGCCTCTCGTCAAGGATCGCGTCCGCGACCGGCTGACACAACTTTCGGCTCGCCTTGGCGATGCCGACTGGCTCGATGGTCCGTTCAGCGCGGGCGACCTGATGATGGTGTCGGTGCTGCTCCGGCTGAAAGCGTCGGGGTTGCTGGACGAATATCCGAACCTCTCCGCCTATGTGGCCCGCGGCGAGGCGCGGCCCGCCTACAAGCGTGCCTTCGAGGCGCAATTGGCGGTCAACAAGCCACCGGCCGGCTGATTAAGGTGGGTCCTGACCCTAGCCCAAAAACAAATCATCCCGGCGCAGGACCGGGATGATGCAAATACCAGCGGTACCGTGAGCGCGGCTTAGAAGCCCCACTCCCAGTGCAGGCAGCCGGCGATGCCGCATTCCTGCTGCAGGGTGCCGACGCCCACCGGGTTGGCGTTGTCGACCTTCGCCCACACGTCGATGGTGTTGACGCGCAGCGTCTCCGAGCAGCTGGTCTTGCAGTAGACCCACGTGCCGTGCGGTAGGCGCACCTGGTAGCCGACGTTGGTGTTGCGATAGGGGGCGCGGATCGACCCGTTGCCGTCATGGCTGTAGGCCGTGACGGTGCCGAGGATCTTGCTGACCGCGCGGGGACCGGCGGTAGCGGGGAGGATCAGAGCGGCCATGGCAACGGCTGCGATGGCGAGAGGGGCGGAATGGGCGAGGCGCTTCATCGTGATCTCCGGCCTAAGGCGCTCGAACGGCAGCGAATCTTGCTGCGAAAACGTAGCACGATTGCGGCGCGCACCGGCCCAAGGCCGCCACTCGGCAGAAGCCTGTGGCACATGCGCACCGCTTGGCGCGCGGCTGACTTAGCCGTTGCGCGCGAAGTTGATGTTGACGCCCTTGAGCGCCGAGCCCTCCGTGGACAGGGAGACCGACTGCGTTTCCCCGCCGATGGACACGGACAGCGAGCCCTTGAGGCCGCCACCGCCGATGGTGAGCTTCATCTTCTGGTCGTCGGCGCTGCCGGTGATGGTGCCGGCCTGGTTGTAATTGCGCTCTTCCCAGGTGCCGGTGACCTTGCCGCCGGCATACTTCAGGACCGAGCGAAGCTCGACCTTGGTCGACGCGTTGGCGCAGATGATGTTGAGCTTGAGCTCAGTACCGCCGGAGCCCGAGTAGTAGCCCTTGCAGGTGAGCTTCTCGCTCTTGCCGCCCTCGAGTCGGGC
Proteins encoded:
- the rfbD gene encoding dTDP-4-dehydrorhamnose reductase; its protein translation is MRLLIAGWQGQVARALVEAAPGCPDVTACAVGRAALDICEAKSIERALAGISPTVVINSAAYTAVDKAETDVERAFALNRDGARLLAEAAAKRGIPMIHISSDYVFDGRKYDPYVEEDATSPTTVFGRSKLEGEEAVRAANPRHIILRTSWVFSPGGRNFVKTMLAQASESARVRVVDDQRGSPTYAPHLVTVILELARRLSKPNAVAPWGIYHAANSGTTTWRGFAEEVFKRSAALGGPVAEVDPISSKDYPTPAARPANSQLDCSKLERTFRMRMPSWQDGVADCVLRILRG
- a CDS encoding outer membrane protein assembly factor BamB family protein, yielding MPERHSSSERSGAVVAVGHAGSVLLLEVASGRILWERALTDLPAGSPCEGQPVAVRLVADTVVAACMGHVFALTLEDGSLIWQINRRGRGAGETTLATERD
- a CDS encoding DUF2165 family protein, yielding MLVRAAKVLLVLLVGLFSLLVGGDNIVDYGTNYAFVQHVMSMDTVFPNSTLTWRAITSPALHHAAYAAIIAAELLTGILCVLGAWRLWQVRALPAPAFNAAKDVAVAGLVLGFALWFFGFMVVGGEWFQMWQSQTWNGQEAAFRFIGCIGLVLLFLAQKDDELA
- a CDS encoding MBL fold metallo-hydrolase yields the protein MANTEKSPAKGLKAAIVPVTPFQQNCTLLWDPETKTGAVVDPGGDLDAIEAAIAEVGMKPEKILLTHGHIDHAGGAAELRERLGGIPIEGPHEHERPLLDNLDKQGDAYGIPARTVSPDRWLADGDTVTVAGHTFDVLHCPGHSPGSVVLVNRPQRFALMGDVLFQGSIGRTDLPMGNHEALMKSIRTKVMALPDEFAFICGHGPTSTIGQERRTNPFIVGDAA
- a CDS encoding L,D-transpeptidase; translated protein: MKKSVVRQLGLPVIVAVAAISAMTATTAAAREGAAFEAAPRDAGEPIMAVVSIKSQNVTFYDADGWILKAPVSTGVKGRETPAGVFAILQKNIDHRSNLYDDAHMPHMQRLTWNGIAMHGGPLPGYAASHGCVRLPFGFASELFDKTRIGMRVIISPEDAPPADFTHASLLVPNADAIAAAPQRAETLAREAADAAKAIDETKKAAKLAAREDGAAKAALRKLERANSSADEDLADAEKAIASAKNGEAKAHEQKLKAADKVGSAGATGAVEIAADAKPADAAKAAAKAERQKASAEADLAAAEKAIASAQSNVAKAEERRLKAAARVAEVGPKFEAAKADAAAKADAAVKAAEAAKAAVTRKTETAKAADEAKLALVPVSIYISRATQKLYVRRNTQKPWSDGGEVFDFSIEVPVTIRDPERPIGTHIFTAMAPGDGGLRWSATTIDHGDEAKNALDRVTIPKEVLDRIAPTALPRSSIIVSDEPLSKETNYRTEFVAVLSNQPQGGFKTRKPTPPLDPWGMYPASGNQWQPGIFNFWDQPSQKRQPAYKQKRGPQGKPFFW
- a CDS encoding dihydrofolate reductase family protein — protein: MGKLVFGMNISLDGYVDGLSGNFEMGPPGPKLFRYWIENVRGIAATVYGRRMYEVMRYWDDDHPEWDEPRREFGMVWRELPKWVVSRTLQSVGPNATLIAGDIETQVRELKARTEGTISVAGPELAGLMTKFGLIDQYHLLLRPFVLGQGKPFFHGARPPLRLVSSELVDDETVHLAYEPA
- a CDS encoding glutathione S-transferase family protein translates to MTITITAFERSPDGGQGLARDTRVRWALEEVGQPYEVRLVSFTAMKEPAHLALHPFGQIPTFEEGDLALFETGAIVFHIAQRHAGLLPDDANARARAITWMFAALSTVEPPILELGSARFLESDKSWSAQRMPLVKDRVRDRLTQLSARLGDADWLDGPFSAGDLMMVSVLLRLKASGLLDEYPNLSAYVARGEARPAYKRAFEAQLAVNKPPAG